GGACAACATCGTGATCACTGCAGCCGACGAGGATTTCCTGCGGCGCGCCATCGACATCGCGGCCCATGCCATCACCCTCGGCGACGCGCCGTACGGCTCCCTGCTGGTCGGCCCGGACGGGGCGATTCTCGCCGAAGCCCACAACACGGTGCGGCGCGACAACGACATCAGCGCCCACCCGGAACTGAAACTCGCCCGCTGGGCGGCCCGCGAACTCGACCATGACACGGCCGTACGCACCACCATGTACACCAGCTGCCAGCCATGCTCCATGTGCTCGGGCGGCACCGTCCGCTCCGGACTCGGCCGGGTCGTCTACGCGCTTTCCACCGAGCAACTCATCGAACTCAACCCGGACTCAGGCGCCTGGCCGGCGGTAGCGCAGGACGGCCCGGCTCTGTTCGACGTGGCACGCGCCCCCATCGACGACTACTACCGGCGTTGACCGGGAGTGCCGGCCAACACCCCGCACCACAACAACCCGAGCGCGTTCATCCGTAGTAGCTGGGCACGTTCACGTGTACGCGTGCACGACAGGGCCCACCGGCTCCGCTGGTCCCACCGGCGACGCCGCCGCCAGGCCGTCGCCCCAGCGTGATCACGATCGACCGCGGGAATCTCCCGTGCGGGCGAGCACCGGGGCGGGGATGATCGAGGGATGCAGATCCCTGCGGAGAGCCTGTCGGACGGGGTGATCGTGCTGCGCCGGTGGTGGGCCGGCGACGCCGAAGCGCTGCATCGCCTGGTCGACGAGTCGCTGGACCACCTCGCACCCTGGATGCCGTGGGCGGTCGGCAGCTACACCGAGCGCGACGCGCGGGAGTTCCTGATGCTGACGCGGGAGAGCTGGCTGGCGGCCGAGACGTTCGACTACGCGATCGTCGCCCCGGACGGGGCGATCGCCGGCAGCTGCGGGCTGATGGCCCGCATCGGCCGCGGTGGCCTGGAGATCGGTTACTGGCTGGGCAAGC
The sequence above is a segment of the Amycolatopsis viridis genome. Coding sequences within it:
- a CDS encoding GNAT family N-acetyltransferase, which produces MQIPAESLSDGVIVLRRWWAGDAEALHRLVDESLDHLAPWMPWAVGSYTERDAREFLMLTRESWLAAETFDYAIVAPDGAIAGSCGLMARIGRGGLEIGYWLGKPYTGRGWATRAARLLTTEAFRVGANRVEIVHDVANHRSAAVPARLGFTRLGERPTQLPGGTAATGRVLVWRQTAS
- a CDS encoding nucleoside deaminase — protein: MTAADEDFLRRAIDIAAHAITLGDAPYGSLLVGPDGAILAEAHNTVRRDNDISAHPELKLARWAARELDHDTAVRTTMYTSCQPCSMCSGGTVRSGLGRVVYALSTEQLIELNPDSGAWPAVAQDGPALFDVARAPIDDYYRR